A window from Actinomycetospora corticicola encodes these proteins:
- a CDS encoding aldehyde dehydrogenase family protein — translation MTATLPVPPAPAALDGRTLPVEDPATEETIAHIARGGAAEVDRAIAAARSATRTMRDTAPLERGRALRRLAAEVDGAAEELARLESLDTGKPLSLARGEVAGCVSYLDYYAGAAGTLQGESIPLGPGSLAWTVPEPVGVSAHIVPWNAPLSMLCRSVAPALAAGNTAVVKPAEQTPLTALRFAGLVEAAGFPTGTYEVVTGLGAEAGAALAAHGGIGSLTFTGSVVTGRAVLRAAAEHITPVVTELGGKSPQIVFADADLDDVARQVVTGFTANSGQYCDAGSRLLVDRAVAAELVERIRARAGALTLGAGVDDPDLGPMVSAPHRRRVSEYVDLGRAEGADAPTPPQALPGVGHFVAPTVFTGVTPDMRIAREEIFGPVLAVLEFGTEDEALELADATDYGLGVGIHTADIDRALRVADRVDAGYVMINEYFGGGVAVPFGGTKLSGTGRERGLVALESYLTRKTVVARRRAS, via the coding sequence GTGACCGCGACCCTGCCCGTCCCTCCGGCCCCGGCAGCCCTCGACGGACGCACGCTGCCCGTCGAGGACCCGGCCACCGAGGAGACCATCGCCCACATCGCCCGGGGCGGCGCCGCCGAGGTCGACCGGGCCATCGCCGCAGCCCGGTCGGCCACGCGCACGATGCGCGACACGGCCCCTCTCGAGCGCGGCCGCGCGCTGCGCCGGCTCGCCGCCGAGGTCGACGGCGCCGCGGAGGAGCTCGCGCGGCTGGAGTCGCTGGACACCGGCAAGCCGCTCTCGCTGGCCCGTGGCGAGGTCGCCGGCTGCGTGAGCTACCTGGACTACTACGCCGGGGCGGCCGGCACGCTGCAGGGCGAGAGCATCCCGCTCGGACCCGGGTCGCTGGCCTGGACGGTGCCCGAGCCGGTCGGGGTCAGCGCGCACATCGTGCCGTGGAACGCGCCGCTGTCGATGCTGTGCCGCAGCGTCGCGCCCGCCCTCGCAGCCGGCAACACCGCGGTGGTCAAACCGGCCGAGCAGACGCCGCTCACCGCCCTGCGCTTCGCCGGGCTCGTCGAGGCCGCAGGCTTCCCGACCGGCACCTATGAGGTGGTGACGGGGCTCGGTGCGGAGGCCGGGGCCGCGCTGGCCGCCCACGGCGGGATCGGGTCCCTGACGTTCACCGGCTCGGTCGTCACCGGCCGGGCGGTCCTGCGCGCCGCCGCCGAGCACATCACCCCCGTGGTCACCGAGCTCGGCGGCAAGTCCCCGCAGATCGTGTTCGCCGACGCCGACCTCGACGACGTCGCCCGCCAGGTCGTCACCGGGTTCACGGCGAACTCCGGCCAGTACTGCGACGCCGGGTCGCGACTGCTGGTCGACCGGGCCGTCGCGGCCGAGCTCGTCGAGCGCATCCGCGCCCGCGCGGGCGCACTGACCCTCGGGGCCGGCGTCGACGACCCGGACCTCGGGCCGATGGTGTCCGCGCCGCACCGGCGACGGGTGTCTGAGTACGTCGACCTGGGCCGCGCCGAGGGCGCCGACGCCCCGACCCCGCCGCAGGCGCTGCCCGGCGTCGGGCACTTCGTGGCCCCGACCGTGTTCACCGGCGTCACGCCGGACATGCGGATCGCCCGCGAGGAGATCTTCGGGCCGGTCCTCGCGGTGCTGGAGTTCGGCACCGAGGACGAGGCCCTCGAGCTGGCCGACGCCACGGACTACGGGCTCGGGGTCGGCATCCACACCGCCGACATCGACCGGGCGCTGCGCGTGGCCGACCGGGTCGACGCCGGCTACGTGATGATCAACGAGTACTTCGGCGGAGGGGTGGCGGTCCCCTTCGGCGGCACGAAGCTCTCCGGCACCGGCCGGGAACGCGGCCTGGTCGCGCTCGAGAGCTACCTGACCCGCAAGACCGTCGTCGCCCGGAGGAGGGCCTCGTGA
- a CDS encoding NAD(P)-binding protein yields the protein MSTPTTTSAEVVVIGGGLEGCSAAWALTRRGVTDVVIVERLGGVADLGVDGKSSDDDIPATDFRLSRFAEGALLTSPHPYVGAGQVR from the coding sequence GTGAGCACCCCGACCACCACCTCCGCCGAGGTCGTCGTCATCGGCGGCGGCCTGGAGGGCTGCTCCGCGGCCTGGGCCCTGACCCGCCGCGGCGTCACCGACGTCGTCATCGTCGAACGCCTGGGAGGCGTCGCGGACCTCGGCGTGGACGGCAAGAGCTCCGACGACGACATCCCCGCCACCGACTTCCGGCTGTCCCGGTTCGCCGAGGGGGCGCTGCTCACCAGCCCGCACCCCTACGTCGGCGCCGGCCAGGTGCGCTGA
- a CDS encoding 2Fe-2S iron-sulfur cluster-binding protein: protein MELIVRDRRDEADGVVSLTLADPEGHDLPVWTAGAHVDLTVDLGDDAHVVRQYSLSSDPADRAAWRLGVLREPAGRGGSEFVCTKLDVGDLVEVSAPRNHFELAPATDYLFVAGGIGITPILAMIAHARAVGARWSLVYGGRTRSSMAFLDELAVYGERVTVVPQDEQGLLPLAAVLGDLDPRTAVYACGPEAMLAAVEATVPHRAALHLERFTPKVIEVEGPDEAFQVEFATSGLTATVPAESTVLAVAEELGLPVDFSCREGTCGSCETPILTGRAEHRDSVLDEAEQAENTCLMICVSRAERGCTTLRLDL from the coding sequence GTGGAACTGATCGTCCGTGACCGCCGCGACGAGGCCGACGGCGTCGTCTCGCTGACCCTGGCCGACCCCGAGGGCCACGACCTGCCCGTCTGGACGGCGGGGGCGCACGTGGACCTGACCGTCGACCTCGGCGACGACGCCCACGTCGTCCGCCAGTACTCGCTGTCCTCGGACCCGGCCGACCGCGCGGCGTGGCGCCTCGGCGTCCTGCGCGAACCCGCGGGCCGCGGCGGGTCCGAGTTCGTCTGCACCAAGCTCGACGTGGGCGACCTCGTCGAGGTCTCCGCGCCCCGCAACCACTTCGAGCTGGCCCCGGCCACGGACTACCTGTTCGTCGCCGGCGGCATCGGGATCACCCCGATCCTCGCCATGATCGCCCACGCCCGGGCCGTCGGCGCCCGCTGGTCGTTGGTCTACGGCGGGCGCACCCGGTCCTCGATGGCCTTCCTCGACGAGCTCGCCGTGTACGGCGAGCGCGTCACCGTCGTCCCGCAGGACGAGCAGGGGCTGCTCCCGCTCGCGGCCGTCCTCGGCGATCTCGACCCGCGCACCGCCGTCTACGCCTGCGGGCCCGAGGCGATGCTCGCCGCGGTCGAGGCGACCGTCCCGCACCGGGCCGCCCTGCACCTCGAGCGGTTCACGCCGAAGGTGATCGAGGTCGAAGGTCCCGACGAGGCCTTCCAGGTCGAGTTCGCGACCTCCGGGCTCACCGCGACCGTCCCGGCCGAGAGCACCGTCCTCGCCGTCGCGGAGGAGCTCGGTCTGCCCGTCGACTTCTCCTGCCGCGAGGGCACCTGCGGCAGCTGCGAGACCCCGATCCTCACCGGCCGCGCCGAACACCGGGACTCCGTGCTCGACGAGGCCGAACAGGCGGAGAACACCTGCCTGATGATCTGCGTGTCCCGCGCCGAGCGCGGCTGCACGACGCTGCGGCTGGACCTCTAG
- a CDS encoding mandelate racemase/muconate lactonizing enzyme family protein: MKIERIHVHQALLPVVGEPYRMSHTTVHELDSTLVEVVTADGRHGWGETCPLGPVYQPHHALGARAALEQIAPGLVGTEIDSPRRLAQRMDELLAGHGYAKAALDAAVLDLLGQELGVPVSTLLGGALVDRVPSYYSVIVGTPEDSARSAAAAVAAGYPRVQVKIGGRDLEQDVETVHRVWEAVGYRARLAVDANRAMTAAHALQFDRLTADVPFVLEQPCNTLGEMALLRGRLTHPVALDENTEDVDTVLRAVTEGLADAFSFKVTRLGGPTRAAQARDLCALRSVPHTVDDAWGGSVVAAACLHLAATVEPHLLEGVWIAQDYIEGHHDPQRPVVVQDGHLAVPQGPGLGVTPDPASLTPLATYGG; this comes from the coding sequence ATGAAGATCGAGCGCATCCACGTCCACCAGGCCCTGCTCCCGGTCGTCGGCGAGCCCTACCGCATGTCCCACACGACGGTGCACGAGCTCGACAGCACGCTGGTCGAGGTCGTCACCGCCGACGGCCGGCACGGGTGGGGCGAGACCTGCCCGCTCGGGCCGGTGTACCAGCCCCACCACGCCCTCGGCGCCCGCGCCGCACTCGAGCAGATCGCCCCCGGCCTCGTCGGGACGGAGATCGACTCACCCCGGCGTCTCGCGCAGCGGATGGACGAGCTGCTCGCGGGCCACGGCTACGCCAAGGCCGCCCTCGACGCCGCCGTCCTCGACCTCCTCGGGCAGGAACTCGGCGTCCCGGTCTCGACGCTGCTCGGAGGCGCACTCGTCGACCGCGTGCCCTCCTACTACTCGGTGATCGTCGGGACCCCCGAGGACAGCGCCCGCAGCGCGGCGGCGGCCGTCGCGGCGGGCTACCCCCGGGTGCAGGTGAAGATCGGCGGACGGGACCTCGAGCAGGACGTCGAGACCGTGCACCGCGTGTGGGAGGCGGTCGGGTACCGGGCCCGGCTCGCCGTCGACGCGAACCGCGCGATGACCGCGGCCCACGCCCTGCAGTTCGACCGGCTCACCGCCGACGTCCCGTTCGTCCTCGAGCAGCCGTGCAACACGCTCGGGGAGATGGCGCTGCTGCGCGGGCGGCTGACGCACCCGGTCGCGCTGGACGAGAACACCGAGGACGTCGACACCGTGCTCCGCGCGGTCACGGAGGGCCTCGCCGACGCGTTCTCGTTCAAGGTGACGCGGCTGGGCGGCCCGACGCGGGCGGCGCAGGCGCGCGACCTCTGCGCCCTGCGCTCGGTCCCCCACACCGTCGACGACGCCTGGGGAGGCTCGGTCGTCGCCGCCGCGTGCCTGCACCTCGCCGCGACCGTCGAGCCGCACCTGCTCGAGGGCGTCTGGATCGCACAGGACTACATCGAGGGGCACCACGACCCGCAGCGACCCGTCGTGGTGCAGGACGGGCACCTCGCCGTGCCGCAGGGGCCGGGCCTCGGGGTGACGCCCGATCCGGCGTCGCTGACCCCGCTCGCGACCTACGGCGGCTGA
- a CDS encoding Na+/H+ antiporter yields the protein MYDITGLAVLVFCGVAVVVAEMLAKRTGFNGPVLLIVGGVGLGFVPFTSEIRVPPELVVLLFLPALLYWEALTTSLRSIRNDLRTLVLSSVFLVVATAAAVAATAHLVLGLSWPVGFVLGAILAPTDATAVTAVARGLPRRPLTMLRAESLVNDGTALVLFGVAVGVATKTEAFEALPVLGDFAVSYLGGIAIGLVLAWVATRVRRAARDPLLESVISVLTPFVAFLLAEEIHASGVLAVVVCGLALGRVGPRTIGARTRVQAHAFWRITTFLLNATLFLLVGLELPAAVSGLSSRTLGFGVLAAVLVSVAVILTRLAWLNVVPYVIRLVDRRASQRARRMSTRERLPLAWSGFRGAVSLAIALAVPLTTADGSPFPDRDLLLVITCGVILVTLVVQGLTLPAVVRVARYGPDTAAEEEMALAHTRTLDGALAVLPRAAADHGAPDALVDRLRAEHEDRRARQGAVLDDERRRRDDDVETAVRLALVRERRRVLVALRDDGDIDDEVVLRVQAELDNEELGLTGAPGPE from the coding sequence ATGTACGACATCACGGGCCTCGCGGTGCTCGTGTTCTGCGGAGTCGCGGTGGTCGTGGCGGAGATGCTCGCGAAGCGCACCGGCTTCAACGGGCCCGTCCTGCTCATCGTCGGCGGCGTGGGGCTCGGGTTCGTGCCGTTCACCTCGGAGATCCGGGTGCCGCCTGAGCTCGTGGTGCTGCTGTTCCTGCCGGCGCTGCTGTACTGGGAGGCGCTGACGACCTCGCTGCGGTCGATCCGCAACGACCTGCGGACCCTCGTGCTGTCCTCGGTCTTCCTCGTCGTGGCGACCGCGGCCGCGGTGGCGGCGACCGCGCACCTCGTGCTCGGGCTGAGCTGGCCGGTCGGGTTCGTCCTCGGGGCGATCCTCGCGCCGACGGACGCGACCGCGGTGACCGCCGTCGCGCGCGGTCTCCCGCGGCGGCCGCTGACGATGCTGCGGGCCGAGAGCCTGGTCAACGACGGGACCGCGCTCGTGCTCTTCGGGGTGGCCGTCGGCGTGGCGACCAAGACCGAGGCGTTCGAGGCGCTCCCGGTGCTCGGCGACTTCGCGGTGTCCTACCTCGGCGGGATCGCGATCGGGCTCGTCCTGGCCTGGGTCGCGACGCGGGTCCGGCGCGCCGCGCGGGACCCGTTGCTCGAGAGCGTCATCAGCGTGCTGACCCCGTTCGTCGCCTTCCTGCTCGCCGAGGAGATCCATGCCTCCGGGGTGCTCGCGGTGGTGGTCTGCGGGCTCGCCCTCGGGAGGGTCGGGCCACGGACGATCGGCGCGCGCACCCGGGTCCAGGCGCACGCGTTCTGGCGGATCACGACCTTCCTGCTCAACGCGACGCTCTTCCTCCTCGTCGGGTTGGAGCTCCCGGCCGCGGTGTCCGGGCTGTCGTCGCGCACGCTCGGGTTCGGGGTGCTCGCGGCGGTGCTCGTCTCGGTCGCGGTGATCCTCACCCGCCTCGCGTGGCTGAACGTGGTGCCCTACGTGATCCGGCTGGTCGACCGGCGCGCGAGCCAGCGGGCCCGGCGGATGTCGACGCGGGAACGGCTGCCGCTCGCGTGGTCCGGGTTCCGCGGGGCCGTCTCGCTCGCGATCGCCCTCGCCGTGCCGCTCACCACCGCCGACGGGTCGCCCTTCCCGGACCGCGACCTGCTCCTCGTCATCACCTGCGGGGTCATCCTCGTGACGCTCGTCGTGCAGGGACTGACCCTCCCCGCCGTCGTCCGCGTCGCGCGCTACGGCCCCGACACCGCCGCCGAGGAGGAGATGGCCCTGGCCCACACCCGCACCCTCGACGGGGCCCTCGCGGTCCTCCCGCGCGCCGCCGCCGACCACGGCGCACCCGACGCCCTCGTCGACAGGCTCCGGGCCGAGCACGAGGACCGCCGGGCCCGCCAGGGCGCGGTCCTCGACGACGAGCGCCGGCGACGCGACGACGACGTCGAGACGGCGGTGCGGCTCGCGCTGGTCCGCGAACGACGCCGGGTGCTCGTCGCGCTGCGCGACGACGGGGACATCGACGACGAGGTGGTGCTCCGGGTGCAGGCCGAGCTCGACAACGAGGAGCTCGGCCTGACGGGGGCACCGGGACCCGAGTGA
- a CDS encoding DUF4118 domain-containing protein — protein sequence MTERGRTTTRVAAVVAPFVVAWIAGLLHDVLANTDATLVLVLVVVAAAALGDRLAGVLAALASAAAFDFFLTAPVDSFAIVGREDVETAVLLLTIGVAVSEIASWGRRQQVTSGQRADYLDGVARATRLAAEGSPLVADTITRMISEVLDLDACRYDPFAVPGATPDRPVLHRDGSISQNGHAVDVRREGLPGMDVIELAAGHDAGCFLLTASTEVRRPEPEQLLVAVTLAEQLPAARRTSS from the coding sequence ATGACGGAGCGGGGACGCACGACCACCAGGGTGGCCGCGGTGGTGGCGCCGTTCGTCGTCGCCTGGATCGCGGGGCTGCTGCACGACGTCCTCGCCAACACCGACGCGACGCTGGTGCTCGTCCTGGTCGTGGTCGCGGCGGCGGCCCTCGGGGACCGGCTCGCCGGTGTCCTCGCCGCCCTCGCCTCGGCCGCGGCATTCGACTTCTTCCTCACCGCCCCGGTCGACAGCTTCGCGATCGTCGGGCGGGAGGACGTCGAGACCGCGGTCCTGCTGCTCACGATCGGCGTCGCGGTCAGCGAGATCGCGTCGTGGGGACGGCGGCAGCAGGTCACGTCGGGACAGCGGGCCGACTACCTGGACGGCGTCGCCCGCGCGACGCGCCTCGCCGCGGAGGGCTCGCCGTTGGTGGCCGACACGATCACCCGCATGATCAGTGAGGTGCTCGACCTCGACGCGTGCCGGTACGACCCGTTCGCGGTGCCCGGCGCGACGCCGGACCGCCCCGTCCTGCACCGCGACGGCTCGATCTCGCAGAACGGTCACGCCGTGGACGTCCGCCGCGAGGGCCTGCCGGGGATGGACGTGATCGAACTGGCCGCCGGGCACGACGCCGGGTGCTTCCTCCTGACGGCGAGTACCGAGGTCCGGCGTCCGGAGCCCGAGCAGCTGCTCGTCGCCGTGACCCTGGCCGAGCAGCTGCCCGCGGCGCGCCGAACCTCGTCCTGA
- a CDS encoding uridine kinase, whose translation MTAPTSSDLASLLRTRSYDDAALAAASVDAPDHAVLPEATVVKVGGQSLMDRGADAVLPVVEELLAARGQHQLLIGTGGGTRARHAYSLAAELGLPTGVLSDVGSAVAGQNATMLGYLLARHGIPVVAPNAFASLPLQVAEVGAAIFAGMPPYGMWQRVPGEGVIPPYRTDAGCFLVAETYGCKQMIYIKDEDGLFTANPKNDSSATFIPEITVDELLARDLPDLVLERGMLELLRDARRVRSVQVINGLVPGRITAALAGEHVGTIISA comes from the coding sequence GTGACCGCCCCGACCAGCAGTGACCTGGCGTCGCTGCTCCGGACCCGCTCGTACGACGACGCCGCGCTGGCCGCGGCGAGCGTCGACGCCCCCGACCACGCCGTGCTGCCCGAGGCCACCGTGGTGAAGGTGGGCGGCCAGAGCCTGATGGACCGGGGCGCCGACGCGGTGCTCCCCGTCGTCGAGGAGCTGCTGGCGGCCCGGGGGCAGCACCAGCTGCTCATCGGCACCGGCGGCGGCACGCGCGCCCGGCACGCCTACTCCCTCGCCGCCGAGCTCGGCCTCCCGACCGGTGTGCTGAGCGACGTCGGCTCCGCGGTCGCCGGCCAGAACGCCACGATGCTGGGCTACCTGCTGGCCCGCCACGGCATCCCGGTCGTCGCGCCGAACGCCTTCGCCTCGCTCCCCCTGCAGGTCGCCGAGGTCGGCGCCGCGATCTTCGCCGGCATGCCCCCCTACGGCATGTGGCAGCGCGTGCCCGGCGAGGGCGTGATCCCGCCCTACCGCACCGACGCCGGCTGCTTCCTGGTCGCCGAGACCTACGGCTGCAAGCAGATGATCTACATCAAGGACGAGGACGGCCTGTTCACGGCCAACCCGAAGAACGACTCCTCGGCCACCTTCATCCCCGAGATCACCGTCGACGAGCTGCTCGCCCGCGACCTGCCCGACCTCGTGCTGGAGCGCGGCATGCTCGAGCTGCTGCGCGACGCGCGCCGCGTGCGGTCCGTCCAGGTGATCAACGGGCTCGTGCCCGGCCGGATCACCGCCGCCCTCGCCGGCGAGCACGTCGGCACCATCATCTCGGCGTAG